A single region of the Montipora capricornis isolate CH-2021 chromosome 13, ASM3666992v2, whole genome shotgun sequence genome encodes:
- the LOC138029989 gene encoding E3 ubiquitin-protein ligase DZIP3-like: MASAAPLFSSTKETTNYARLCRLLVDVGTQVVKDTFDRIHPPSCLHWKLACKLPTLQSLRKRKILNVTQWGRLYPTIPSSVSSASFDITLLMVLLRNICGLSAPASTGSWDILPPASDNSIEANIARIKYYRNNVYGHATQASVDEPTFQALWLEISNALLALGSAASYTSAVSRLKTDCMDPDVEERYRELLKEWKKDDDSTKDKLEQLEEMLKTQGVHTQDQLKEIQEMQKTQGVHTEDKLKEFQETVIRKLEKHEVHSQGKLKEIQESFKQWKSEESIRKVELNKVKESFSEDICRAKLQEHYKRTSKVQTSSWSRLSLVDIDQVYTRLSVIQRQTTLAGSKQSEMAHYSDLFSPIGKGNNPKRILVQGETGIGKSTFAKRLAMDWALLGNTQTEYKQAAVLGRFKLIVFVNLKEVSKCQSLKDVIYNSRLFAREDKWLVEGLLNYITNHQNEVLLLLDGYDEYHGGQESQIVDIFSGKELRDCCVLITSRMSKADELQEFQDLLAEITGFSEEDKLTYITRQLGDKKMPDICMIT; the protein is encoded by the exons ATGGCAAGTGCGGCACCATTATTTTCATCCACTAAGGAAACAACAAACTATGCACGGTTGTGTCGTCTTTTAGTGGATGTTGGAACTCAGGTGGTTAAAGACACCTTTGACAGGATACATCCCCCAAGCTGTCTCCACTGGAAATTGGCCTGTAAGTTACCTACATTGCAGTCCCTGCGAAAAAGGAAGATTTTAAATGTTACCCAGTGGGGAAGGCTGTACCCAACTATCCCATCATCAGTCTCATCAGCTAGCTTTGACATTACGCTTCTGATGGTACTGCTGAGGAACATTTGTGGCTTGAGTGCCCCTGCCAGCACTGGAAGCTGGGATATCCTGCCCCCTGCTTCTGATAACAGCATTGAAGCCAACATAGCAAGAATCAAGTATTACAGAAACAATGTCTATGGTCATGCAACCCAGGCATCTGTTGACGAGCCAACATTCCAAGCGTTATGGCTTGAGATCAGCAATGCACTGTTAGCACTTGGATCTGCAGCAAGTTATACATCTGCAGTAAGCCGACTGAAGACTGATTGCATGGATCCTGATGTTGAAGAGCGCTATCGTGAGTTGCTTAAAGAGTGGAAGAAAGATGATGATAGCACCAAGGACAAACTTGAACAACTTGAAG AGATGCTGAAGACACAAGGAGTGCACACTCAGGACCAACTAAAGGAGATCCAGG AGATGCAGAAGACACAAGGAGTGCACACTGAGGACAAGCTAAAAGAGTTTCAGG AGACGGTGATAAGAAAGTTGGAGAAACATGAAGTGCACTCTCAGGGCAAACTAAAGGAGATTCAGG AATCTTTCAAGCAGTGGAAATCAGAAGAAAGCATTAGGAAGGTCGAGTTGAACAAAGTAAAAG AGTCTTTCAGTGAGGACATTTGCCGAGCAAAGCTCCAAGAACATTACAAAAGAACATCCAAAGTGCAAACTTCTTCTTGGTCCAGGTTGTCTCTTGTAGACATTGATCAAGTCTACACCCGACTGAGTGTAATACAAAGGCAAACCACCTTAGCTGGGTCAAAACAGTCTGAAATGGCTCACTACAGTGACCTCTTCAGTCCAATCGGTAAGGGAAATAACCCAAAGAGGATTCTTGTGCAGGGAGAGACAGGAATTGGTAAAAGCACTTTTGCGAAGAGGCTGGCGATGGACTGGGCTCTCCTTGGTAACACTCAGACTGAATATAAACAAGCAGCTGTTCTGGGGAGGTTCAAGCTTATTGTTTTCGTTAACCTCAAGGAAGTGTCCAAATGTCAAAGCCTCAAGGATGTCATTTATAACTCAAGACTTTTTGCCCGTGAAGACAAATGGTTAGTAgaaggtcttctgaattataTCACCAACCATCAAAATGAAGTTCTTCTCTTGCTGGATGGCTATGATGAGTATCACGGTGGACAAGAATCTCAAATCGTTGACATATTCAGTGGAAAAGAATTGAGAGACTGCTGTGTGTTGATAACAAGTCGAATGTCCAAAGCTGATGAGCTCCAAGAATTCCAAGACCTGCTAGCAGAAATAACAGGATTCAGTGAGGAGGACAAACTGACGTATATAACTCGACAGCTTGGTGACAAAAAAATGCCAGATATTTGTAtgatcacttga